One Ricinus communis isolate WT05 ecotype wild-type chromosome 7, ASM1957865v1, whole genome shotgun sequence genomic region harbors:
- the LOC8270259 gene encoding galactoside 2-alpha-L-fucosyltransferase: protein MEDMPVKKLLGWSTMRTISLATCLVAFPLMIMLSVNYQDDMSDLIGKVKVLGGKAFNVTQFGIDSKPESSQPASHSDVLLGGLLASGFDQESCLSRYQSVLYRRPSPKKPSPYLISKLRNYEKLHKKCEPHSESYNSTLKLLGSPNISGPTECSYMVWTAQEGLGNRILTMASAFLYALLANKVLLVEFYPDMVDLFCEPFPNTSWLLPQDFPSEFRWSKNRPTFGNLLRSKTINASTELPPSQLFIFLAARLDFFDLLFYCEDNHALLQKVPWLFLKSDEYFLPSFFLIPSFQEELDRMFPDKESVFHHLGRYLFHPSNKAWGLITRFYESYLAKAEERIAIQVRVFKPKASPFDRLMDQILACTFRENLLPEVDKQTLVASPLKNRTSKAILIASLYSKFYENITNMYWTFPTKRGEIIGVHQPSHEEHQYFGDNMHNMKAWVEMNLLGMSDVLVTSSGSTFGYVAQGLAGLTPWILSRPESWKASDPACHLGLSMEPCLHIPPSYDCKAKANADMGNAVPYVRHCEDLPSGLKLVNK from the exons ATGGAAGACATGCCTGTGAAGAAGCTACTTGGATGGAGTACGATGAGGACCATTTCCTTAGCTACTTGTTTGGTAGCTTTTCCACTTATGATCATGCTCTCTGTGAATTACCAAGATGACATGTCTGATCTAATTGGCAAAGTCAAGGTCCTTGGAGGAAAAGCCTTCAACGTTACACAATTTGGCATAG ATTCAAAACCGGAGTCCTCTCAACCTGCGAGTCACAGTGATGTACTACTTGGTGGACTACTGGCTTCAGGATTCGATCAAGAATCCTGCTTAAGTAGATATCAATCTGTCCTATACAGAAGACCTTCACCTAAAAAGCCTTCTCCATACCTCATCTCCAAACTGCGTAATTACGAAAAACTTCACAAGAAATGTGAACCTCACTCAGAATCCTATAATAGCACTCTGAAACTACTTGGTTCCCCTAACATTTCTGGCCCTACAGAGTGCAGTTACATGGTGTGGACAGCTCAAGAAGGCTTAGGGAACAGAATATTAACCATGGCTTCTGCATTTCTCTACGCTCTCCTTGCCAATAAAGTTTTGCTCGTTGAATTTTATCCTGACATGGTTGATCTCTTTTGCGAGCCATTTCCAAATACATCATGGTTATTGCCCCAAGACTTTCCCAGTGAATTCAGATGGTCTAAAAATCGACCTACTTTTGGAAACCTGCTGAGAAGCAAAACTATTAATGCATCAACAGAGCTGCCACCTTCACagctctttatttttcttgctgCCCGCCTTGATTTTTTCGATTTGCTTTTTTATTGTGAAGATAACCATGCTCTTCTTCAAAAAGTCCCTTGGTTGTTCTTGAAATCAGATGAATACTTCCTTCCATCTTTCTTCCTGATCCCATCCTTCCAGGAAGAGCTTGACAGGATGTTTCCTGACAAAGAATCTGTTTTCCACCACTTGGGTAGGTATCTTTTCCACCCTTCAAATAAGGCATGGGGACTTATCACTAGGTTCTATGAGTCTTATTTAGCCAAAGCAGAAGAAAGAATTGCTATTCAAGTAAGAGTATTCAAACCCAAAGCTAGTCCATTTGACAGATTGATGGATCAAATTTTAGCTTGCACTTTTCGGGAAAACTTGCTGCCAGAAGTAGATAAACAAACACTCGTAGCATCTCCATTAAAAAATCGGACATCAAAGGCTATACTAATTGCATCTCtgtattcaaaattctatgaGAATATAACAAACATGTACTGGACATTTCCTACTAAAAGAGGAGAGATAATAGGGGTTCACCAGCCAAGCCATGAAGAGCATCAATACTTCGGGGATAATATGCACAATATGAAGGCATGGGTTGAAATGAATCTGTTGGGTATGAGTGATGTGTTAGTGACTAGCTCAGGGTCTACCTTCGGCTATGTGGCCCAAGGCCTTGCAGGTTTGACACCATGGATTCTGTCCAGGCCTGAGAGTTGGAAGGCATCTGATCCAGCCTGTCATCTGGGCCTGTCAATGGAACCTTGTCTCCACATACCACCATCTTATGACTGCAAGGCAAAGGCAAATGCTGATATGGGTAATGCTGTTCCTTATGTCAGGCACTGTGAGGATTTACCTTCAGGTCTAAAGCTTGTAAATAAATAG
- the LOC8270262 gene encoding peroxidase 27: MAFQKLLSLVFSQLVLTLLFLDLSNSQGLQLGFYRKTCPNAEYIVHDIAYKYISRDPTLAAPLLRMHFHDCFVRGCDGSVLLDSTKKNQAEKAAIPNQTLRGFNVIDAIKFELERRCPGIVSCADILALAARDSVLMIGGPSWSVPTGRRDGRVSISSEALNQLPSPFANINQLKQNFASKGLSVKDLVVLSGGHTIGIGHCFIISNRLYNFTGKGDTDPSLDPLYAAQLKKKCKPGNSNTIVEMDPGSFKTFDEDYYTVVAKRRGLFQSDAALLNDIETSTYVKLQALTNGITFAQDFANSMVKMGHIGVLTGNQGEIRKQCAFVNY, encoded by the exons ATGGCATTCCAAAAGCTTCTTTCGCTTGTCTTTTCTCAACTGGTTCTCACCCTTTTATTCTTAGACCTTAGTAATTCACAAGGGTTACAGCTCGGGTTCTATAGGAAGACATGCCCAAATGCAGAATACATTGTTCATGATATTGCATACAAGTACATCTCCAGGGATCCAACTCTTGCTGCTCCTTTACTAAGAATGCATTTCCATGATTGCTTTGTTAGA GGATGCGATGGTTCTGTGTTATTAGATTCtacaaagaaaaatcaagCTGAGAAAGCAGCAATCCCCAATCAAACCTTAAGAGGTTTCAATGTGATTGACGCTATAAAATTTGAACTTGAAAGGAGGTGTCCCGGCATAGTTTCTTGTGCTGACATTTTGGCCTTGGCAGCTAGAGATTCAGTTCTAATG ATTGGAGGGCCATCTTGGAGTGTTCCTACCGGACGTAGAGATGGAAGAGTGTCCATTTCTTCAGAGGCTTTAAATCAGTTACCATCTCCTTTCGCCAATATTAATcaacttaaacaaaattttgcCTCGAAGGGCCTAAGTGTAAAGGACCTAGTGGTTTTGTCAG GAGGGCATACCATTGGAATTGGACATTGCTTTATAATCTCTAACCGCCTATACAATTTCACTGGCAAAGGCGACACAGACCCTTCATTGGACCCCTTATATGCAGCTCAGTTGAAGAAGAAATGTAAGCCTGGAAATTCCAACACAATTGTTGAGATGGATCCTGGAAGCTTCAAAACATTCGACGAAGATTACTACACTGTTGTAGCGAAAAGAAGAGGGCTCTTCCAATCTGATGCAGCTCTTCTTAACGATATTGAAACAAGTACTTATGTCAAACTTCAGGCTTTGACAAATGGAATCACTTTTGCACAAGATTTTGCTAATTCCATGGTTAAAATGGGGCATATCGGTGTCCTTACTGGCAATCAAGGTGAAATCAGGAAACAGTGTGCTTTTGTGAACTActaa
- the LOC8270261 gene encoding LOW QUALITY PROTEIN: galactoside 2-alpha-L-fucosyltransferase (The sequence of the model RefSeq protein was modified relative to this genomic sequence to represent the inferred CDS: deleted 1 base in 1 codon): MLSSSSISSSCARISQAIPCFVSSLSFSSIKYFKKDNNKNVNESYVMNRSKDCEQSTHISGLMLPLEYRDLIMEDKSGKKLLRSSTVISTFTIVVCLVALSLIIMLSVNYQDRMFNLIENVRVIGGKALNVTQFGIDFKSDSSQPAGTSDDALLDGLLASGFDQESCLSRHQSVLYRRPSPKKPSPYLLSKLQNYENLHKQCEPHSESYNRTIEVLNFRNISTAAGCNYIVWKAEAGLGNRILTMVSAFLYALLTNKVLLVDHENDMADLFCEPFPYTSWLLPLDFPLKNDFRAFNQSHPHTLGNMIKNNMVNASIDLPASHLYLFLASGVSSFDKLIYCDDNQALLQKVPWLILKSDEYFVPSFFLMPSFQEELEKMFPDKESVFHHLGRYLFHPSNKAWGLITRFYRSYLEKAEERIGMQIRLFNPNASPYQNIMDQILACTFQENLLPRVDKQKVIASRLKNKTSKAILIASLYSEFYENMTNMYWTFPTSTGEVIGVYQASHEEYQHFGDNMHNLKAWVEINLLSFSNVLVTSSWSTFGYVAQGLGGLKPWILYRPENWKKTDAACLQGISMEPCLHIPPTYDCKAKVNADMGTIVSYVKHCEDVTSGLKLVNNYNHYS; the protein is encoded by the exons atGCTTTCTTCATCATCAATTTCTTCCTCTTGTGCTCGAATATCACAAGCAATTCCttgttttgtttcttctttatcCTTTAGCTCTATAAAGTATTTTAAGAAAGACAATAACAAAAATGTTAATGAATCCTATGTGATGAATAGGTCTAAAGATTGCGAACAATCAACACATATTTCAGGTTTGATGTTGCCATTGGAGTACAGAGATCTGATCATGGAAGACAAATCCGGCAAGAAGCTGCTCCGGTCGAGTACAGTGATAAGTACCTTTACAATTGTTGTTTGTTTAGTAGCTTTATCTCTTATAATCATGCTATCAGTTAATTATCAAGATCGCATGTTCAATCTCATCGAGAATGTCAGGGTCATTGGAGGGAAAGCCTTAAATGTTACACAGTTTGGTATTG ATTTTAAATCTGATTCCTCTCAACCTGCTGGCACTTCTGATGATGCACTGCTTGACGGATTACTGGCTTCAGGATTTGATCAGGAGTCCTGCTTGAGTAGACACCAATCTGTTCTATACCGCAGACCTTCGCCCAAAAAGCCTTCTCCATACCTCCTTTCAAAACTGCAGAATTATGAAAATCTTCATAAGCAGTGTGAACCTCACTCAGAATCCTATAACAGGACAATTGAAGTGCTTAATTTCAGAAACATTTCTACTGCTGCAGGGTGTAATTACATAGTGTGGAAAGCTGAAGCAGGCTTGGGGAACAGGATATTAACTATGGTTTCGGCATTTCTCTATGCTCTCCTTACTAACAAAGTTTTGCTCGTTGACCATGAGAATGACATGGCTGATCTCTTTTGTGAGCCATTTCCTTATACGTCATGGTTGTTGCCTCTGGACTTCCCCTTGAAGAATGATTTCAGAGCATTCAATCAAAGCCATCCACATACTTTAGGAAACATGATAAAGAACAACATGGTTAATGCGTCGATCGATTTGCCGGCATCACATCTATATCTTTTTCTAGCTTCTGGTGTTAGTTCTTTTGATAAGCTTATTTACTGTGATGACAACCAAGCCCTTCTTCAAAAAGTCCCTTGGTTGATCTTGAAATCGGATGAATACTTCGTTCCATCTTTCTTCTTGATGCCATCATTTCAGGAAGAGCTAGAAAAGATGTTTCCTGACAAAGAATCAGTTTTCCACCACTTGGGAAGATATCTTTTCCATCCTTCAAATAAGGCTTGGGGACTTATCACTAGGTTTTATCGCTCTTACTTAGAAAAGGCAGAAGAAAGAATTGGTATGCAAATAAGACTGTTCAACCCCAATGCTAGTCCCTATCAAAATATCATGGATCAAATTTTAGCTTGCACTTTTCAGGAAAATTTGCTCCCACGAGTAGATAAACAAAAGGTCATAGCTTCTCGTTTG AAAAACAAGACATCAAAGGCTATACTAATAGCATCTTTATATTCAGAATTCTATGAGAATATGACAAACATGTATTGGACATTTCCAACTTCAACAGGAGAGGTAATTGGGGTTTACCAGGCAAGCCATGAAGAGTACCAACACTTTGGGGATAATATGCACAATTTGAAGGCATGGGTTGAAATAAATCTCTTAAGTTTTAGTAATGTGTTGGTAACTAGCTCTTGGTCAACCTTTGGCTATGTGGCACAAGGACTTGGAGGTTTGAAACCATGGATTCTGTACAGGCCTGAGAATTGGAAGAAAACAGATGCAGCTTGTCTTCAAGGCATATCAATGGAACCTTGTCTCCATATACCACCCACTTATGACTGCAAGGCGAAGGTGAATGCTGACATGGGCACAATAGTTTCTTATGTAAAGCACTGTGAGGATGTAACTTCAGGGCTTAAGCTTGTTAACAATTATAACCATTATAGTTAA
- the LOC8270260 gene encoding galactoside 2-alpha-L-fucosyltransferase, with protein sequence MEANSMRKLLGSSTMRTISFAACLMALPLIIMLSVNYQDQMFNLIGKVKVLGGQALNVRQIGSEHEPASISDDVLLGGLLASEFDKDSCLSRSEAVLYRKPSSKKPSPYLISKLRNYENLHKRCGPDTESYKRTLLVLDSRNISSTTECNYIVWTAQAGLGNRILTIASAFLYALLTDRVLLVEFNADMTDLFCEPFPNTSWLLPPNFPKQFRKFNQWNADTLGNTLKNNVFNASSELLPSHLYIFLAYGLTNFDMLFYCEEHHALLQKAPWLVLRSDEYFIPSFFLMPSFQQELDKMFPDKESVFHHLGRYLFHPSNKAWGLITRFYQSYLAKSDERIAMQIRVFNPNAKPFQRVMDQILACTLQENLLPEVDKQRLVASPSKNQTSKSVLIASLYPQFYENMTNMYWTFPTRKGEVIGVYQPSHEEYQHFGDNMHNVKAWVEMNLLSLSNVLVTSSGSTFGYVAQGLGDLRPWILYRPENWKDSDAACHPGKSMEPCLHIPPSHDCKAKRNFDMGTVVPYVKHCEDSTSGLKLINPDNNSR encoded by the exons ATGGAAGCCAATTCTATGAGGAAACTACTGGGATCGAGTACGATGAGGACCATTTCCTTCGCTGCTTGTTTGATGGCTTTGCCTCTTATAATCATGCTGTCAGTAAATTACCAAGATCAAATGTTCAATTTAATTGGAAAAGTCAAGGTCCTTGGAGGACAAGCCCTAAATGTCCGACAAATAG GTTCAGAACATGAACCTGCTAGCATTTCTGATGATGTACTACTTGGTGGTCTACTGGCTTCAGAATTTGATAAAGATTCTTGTCTAAGCAGATCTGAAGCTGTCTTATACCGAAAACCTTCTTCGAAAAAGCCTTCTCCGTATCTCATATCTAAACTCCgtaattatgaaaatcttCACAAGCGTTGTGGACCTGACACAGAATCCTATAAAAGAACACTTTTAGTACTTGATTCGAGGAACATTTCTAGTACTACAGAGTGCAATTACATAGTCTGGACAGCTCAAGCAGGCTTGGGGAACAGAATATTAACAATTGCTTCAGCATTTCTCTACGCTCTCCTTACTGATAGAGTTTTGCTTGTTGAATTTAATGCGGACATGACTGATCTCTTTTGTGAGCCATTTCCCAATACATCATGGTTATTGCCTCCGAACTTTCCCAAACAATTCAGAAAATTCAATCAATGGAACGCAGATACTCTTGGAAATACGCTGAAGAACAATGTCTTTAATGCATCAAGCGAGTTGCTACCTtcacatttatatatttttctggCTTACGGCCTTACTAATTTTGATATGCTTTTTTACTGTGAAGAACACCATGCTCTTCTTCAGAAAGCTCCTTGGTTGGTCTTGAGATCGGATGAATATTTCATTCCATCTTTCTTCCTGATGCCATCTTTCCAACAAGAGCTAGACAAGATGTTTCCTGACAAAGAATCTGTTTTCCACCACTTGGGCAGATATCTTTTCCACCCTTCAAATAAGGCTTGGGGACTTATCACTAGGTTTTATCAGTCTTATTTAGCGAAGTCAGACGAAAGAATTGCTATGCAAATAAGGGTATTTAATCCCAATGCTAAACCATTTCAAAGAGTGATGGATCAGATTTTAGCTTGTACTCTTCAGGAAAATTTACTGCCAGAAGTAGATAAACAACGATTGGTAGCTTCTCCATCGAAAAACCAAACATCAAAGTCTGTTCTAATAGCATCTTTATATCCACAATTCTACGAGAACATGACAAACATGTATTGGACATTTCCAACTAGGAAAGGAGAAGTAATTGGGGTTTACCAGCCAAGCCATGAAGAGTATCAACACTTTGGGGATAATATGCACAATGTGAAGGCATGGGTTGAAATGAATCTGTTAAGTTTGAGTAATGTGTTGGTGACTAGCTCGGGGTCAACCTTTGGCTATGTGGCTCAAGGCCTTGGAGATTTGAGACCTTGGATTCTATACAGACCTGAGAATTGGAAAGACTCTGATGCAGCTTGTCATCCGGGCAAATCAATGGAACCTTGTCTCCATATACCACCCTCTCATGACTGCAAGGCAAAAAGGAATTTTGATATGGGTACAGTGGTTCCTTATGTCAAGCACTGTGAGGATTCAACTTCAGGATTGAAGCTTATTAACCCTGACAATAATTCTAGATAA